The Rhododendron vialii isolate Sample 1 chromosome 6a, ASM3025357v1 genome includes a window with the following:
- the LOC131330354 gene encoding fluoride export protein 1-like: MDLETNRADSFVRRHSFSSSNAITPIDDDRHDIMENSSVMPIPVDALATTSIVSPSPSTSELTSPLSTEGIIHSNDKNNENKKELPWVLDYGSQLIHLAVFGILGVLTRYLLQKLFGPGVVGLTSDQTVLYLDLPSNMVGSFLMGWFGIVFKGDISRVSDYLAVGLATGYLGSLTTFSGWNQKMLDLSVQGKWALVVFGYPIGFILADYAIIYGVRTAQGFKRFLETSNVLPKSEISSSQSNWKVDNFKCQFAFMLVLILMLGLLWGVSGALERREFDSGGSGAQLWLACIVGPFGVWLRWFLACRLNGRGIGLHGLLKWVPFGTLIANVSAACVMAGLATLMKVVKTKTCNTIATGIQFGLLGSLSTVSSFVSEVHLLRESKKPWRGDVYAVVTIVVSFGLGTLIYSVPVWTHGYD, encoded by the exons ATGGATCTTGAGACTAACCGTGCAGATTCTTTTGTGAGAAGGCATTCTTTTAGTTCTTCGAATGCTATAACCCCAATAGATGATGATAGGCATGATATAATGGAAAATAGTAGTGTGATGCCCATTCCTGTGGATGCTTTGGCCACTACCTCCATTgtatcaccatcaccatcaacATCAGAACTGACATCTCCTCTTTCGACTGAGGGTATCATACATTCTAATGACAAGAACAAT GAGAACAAGAAAGAGCTACCATGGGTATTGGATTATGGTTCACAACTTATCCATCTTGCTGTTTTTGGAATTCTTGGG GTTTTAACAAGGTATTTACTTCAAAAACTGTTTGGCCCTGGAGTAGTTGGCCTCACAAGTGACCAAACCGTTCTGTACCTTGATCTTCCTTCTAatatg GTTGGCTCGTTCTTGATGGGGTGGTTTGGCATTGTTTTCAAAGGTGATATATCCAGAGTTTCAGACTATCTAGCCGTTGGACTGGCAACTGGTTACTTGGGAAGCCTGACAACTTTCAGTGGTTGGAATCAAAAAATGCTAGACCTCAGTGTTCAAGGCAAATGGGCTCTTGTTGTGTTTGGGTATCCTATAG GCTTCATTCTTGCTGATTATGCCATCATCTATGGGGTTAGGACAGCTCAGGGCTTCAAAAGGTTCCTGGAAACTTCAAATGTACTCCCCAAAAGTGAGATTTCGAGCTCTCAAAGCAATTGGAAGGTGGATAACTTCAAGTGCCAGTTTGCGTTTATGCTTGTGCTTATATTGATGCTAGGCTTGTTATGGGGTGTCAGCGGAGCTTTGGAGAGAAGAGAATTTGACAGTGGTGGCAGTGGAGCCCAGCTATGGTTAGCTTGTATTGTTGGGCCTTTTGGTGTGTGGCTCAGGTGGTTCCTAGCTTGTCGACTAAATGGACGTGGAATAGGACTACACGGCTTGTTGAAATGGGTTCCTTTTGGTACTCTAATTGCCAATGTTTCTGCCGCTTGTGTCATGGCGGGACTTGCGACACTAATGAAAGTA GTTAAAACCAAGACCTGTAATACCATAGCTACAGGAATACAGTTTGGCCTGTTGGGTTCTCTAAGCACTGTTTCCAGTTTCGTCTCTGAGGTTCACTTGCTGAGAGAGAGCAAGAAGCCTTGGAGAGGGGATGTGTATGCCGTAGTCACCATTGTCGTGTCCTTCGGCTTGGGCACCTTGATATACTCAGTACCTGTTTGGACACATGGATACGATTAG
- the LOC131329346 gene encoding pathogenesis-related thaumatin-like protein 3.5, with the protein MSRLGKESLPHLSIENCFPTVALPVVLYYYYISTLTIHVFSLHKHLSHGPLFTTIYAPSILPPLLRKRQRRIEPMASDHSILSTVVLVLTLVSAGTEVCESARIFTLINDCKETVWPAIFPGENFGGGGFELKSGQSIVLTAPVAWSGRIWGRTGCNFDKNGNGTCQTGRCGTSLKCTGSGETPATLAEFTLATPDFYDVSLVDGFNIPLAVTPINGKGNCSVAGCNGDLRPICPKELAVKANGKTVACRSACDVFNTDEYCCRGAYGGPVTCKPTNYSKTFKAACPAAYSYAYDDPTSILTCSGTDYVITLCSSRNKPVCTYHNNKLHCNGSEGKKSLMGKWWPLMLGLPLMITYG; encoded by the exons ATGAGCAGACTAGGAAAGGAATCTCTCCCCCATCTTTCCATAGAAAACTGCTTTCCAACAGTGGCTTTGCCAGTGGTTTTATATTACTACTATATATCTACTCTCACTATACACGTATTCTCTCTTCATAAACACCTCTCCCATGGCCCCTTATTTACAACAATTTATGCACCATCAATACTTCCCCCCCTCTTGAGAAAGAGACAGAGACGGATAGAGCCAATGGCATCAGATCATAGCATCCTTTCGACAGTTGTGTTGGTTTTGACTCTAGTTTCAGCAG GGACAGAAGTGTGCGAATCCGCGAGAATTTTCACTCTCATAAACGATTGCAAGGAGACAGTTTGGCCTGCAATCTTCCCGGGAGAGAACTTCGGTGGTGGCGGCTTTGAATTGAAATCAGGCCAATCCATTGTGCTCACAGCCCCTGTGGCATGGTCCGGTAGAATCTGGGGCCGAACGGGCTGCAACTTCGACAAGAATGGCAACGGGACTTGCCAAACTGGTCGATGTGGCACCTCCCTCAAGTGCACTGGCTCAGGCGAGACCCCTGCCACGCTTGCTGAATTTACCCTCGCCACACCTGATTTTTATGACGTTAGCCTCGTGGACGGGTTCAACATACCCTTGGCTGTGACACCTATTAATGGAAAGGGAAATTGCAGCGTTGCCGGCTGTAATGGGGACTTGAGGCCTATTTGTCCCAAGG AGCTTGCTGTTAAGGCTAATGGGAAGACAGTAGCATGTCGGAGTGCCTGCGATGTGTTCAACACAGACGAGTACTGTTGCAGAGGTGCTTATGGAGGTCCGGTTACATGTAAACCTACGAATTACTCGAAAACATTCAAGGCAGCGTGCCCTGCAGCTTATAGCTATGCCTACGATGATCCCACAAGCATTCTTACTTGCTCAGGGACGGACTATGTCATCACATTGTGCTCGTCAAG gaacaAGCCTGTGTGCACATACCACAACAACAAGCTTCATTGCAACGGATCAGAGGGCAAAAAATCCTTGATGGGAAAATGGTGGCCGTTGATGCTTGGACTCCCACTTATGATAACTTATGGATGA